The DNA region GATGATGCCCTCCCTCCACTTTCTGTTTTGATCTGGTTGGTCAAACTGCTGGCACAGTGCTTGCTCTTCAGCCTGGCAACCAGGCAGCTCAAAGGTCCGCAGGGCCCGACACAATTCTGGACTGTAACCTAAATCTacgaaaataaaacaatagaacaCAAGGAAATGACTTGCTGTGTCAGTGACAGGGTGGATAGGCTAAATGATAATAAGTGTATCAATAAACCTCATTTGTTCCATTTTCCATGTTCCTGCTTCAACAAAAGAGTGATTTTACATTCAACGTATGGCAACAAATACTTCACTATTTCACAGGACAAACATCtatttaaatagaaacataataatgaatatgtaataaaaaaatgttttgcattccATTTATCTCCTCACACACTCCCCATCTCATCCCAAAACTGCTCACAATACCAACCACAAATGCAGAAATACTATCATTACCTAATCATAGCACAAGTTAGGTAACTAGTAATCAAGAACTTTAATATTAGATCACAAGTGTTACCTGATTGTGGCTGGTCTAACTGCCCCTGGGGATGTGGTGATTGGGAGTTTGACTCCAGCAACAGGCGACAGAGCCTTCGCATGTAGGTGGGCCTGGTGCGGGTGCTGATAGGGCCCGGGCTCTCCCCCAGCTCTAGTAGCCTCAATCTCAGATCCTTGTCCGTTATCCCTTGTGTCTCTGGTAACAGCCTGTCCTCATCATTTTCCTCCTTCTGTAGCACCCTCTGGGGCGTCTGGTTCTCCTTTGCTCCGTTCATCATGTCGGTCTGCATGGAGCGCCAGTCATAAAGGATGGTCTCCTCGCTGCTAGTAGTGCTCATGCTGGAGCTGAGTGAGGTGTTCGACGTAGGCGGGACGTGGGTCTCGATCAGCTTGTGGCCCTGTTCCGAATCAGTGTAGAGGTACTCCACCGGTTCATCCAGATCCTGAATGAGCGGACGCCCTCCGGGGGTGTACGACAGGTTAGCCAGGTTCTGaggcctgctgcagctggaCAGTCGATTCATGCTGTACCTGGGGGTGCATCCAGTGCCTGGAGTGCAAGGAAGGTCGGAATCTTCCCTGGACCTCCTTGGGGAAAAATAGGTGGAGCTggatgaagatgaaacagaGTCCAGCTGAGAGCTGTAGTCCTCAGTGATCCAGACATCCTCTTTTTTTAGGCTTTCTAAATCGTCTTTACCGGGAGCATCGTTTacgtgtttctgtgttgttgcCTCGTCTGTACTTGTCTGATCATCAGTCAGAAAATCCCTTCCTTCAGCAAGATCGTGGCCTCTCATGGCCAGTATGACCTCTGCAAGGTTCCTCTCATAAGCATCCATTGAAGAGTCCTGGTTTTCCTCCAGTATGACCGTGTCGGACAGAGTCTGTGATTCAGAAGCAGAATCAGTCACGCTCTTGGACAAGATGAGCGTGTCAGCCTGGCTATCGCTAGCACTCGAACCAGCACTGAGGGTGCTGGACTGTGTGCCCTTGCAATCGGCAGGAAACTTGTCTCCTCCTACTGTGTCATTCCTTGAATAGGATGGTGTATAACAAGGTGCATGTGGTGAACTGTAAAAGTCTTTACTGCTCTTGGCGAGACTGGACTGAGATCTGGGCGTCTGGCGACGTGAGCGAACTGGCGTGGGGAGGGTCACTTCAAACAAAGAAGTGTGGAGGCTCTCGGAGGTCACGCTAGTTCTCATTGAGCAGCGACTCAACCTGGAGCGAGTCCTGCCGGTTACAAAAGGACTAGGCGTGAATGGAAGGTCGACGTTTTCCTGTAATGCCTCAGCTTCTTCATCCACAGGCTGATCAACAGCACATTTACTTATAGTGTCAGGAACAGGACTCCTACAAGGTTCAAACAAGTCGTTGTTTGGGTATGCTTCAGACAACTCCAGTTTATCAGGCATACCTTTTACCTTTTCAGGACTTGAATCCATCTGGGGTTCTGTTTGTACAGGTGGTAGATTCCAGTCTTGTCTTGCAAATTTAGAATCAAAGTCTGTAGaaatctgaatgtttttgtcaaattcGGCCGCAAGAGAACCCCCCTTTACCGTGGGGAGTAAAAGGTGTCTAGGGTGTAAAGAAGCATCCAGTGCACTGGTGTAATGGTCGCTCTCACAGCTACTATAATGACTACTACCAGAGCCACTGCTACTGTTACCATCATGGGAAAGGACTGGCTGTTCTGGTTTATTTACCTGAGCCTCTTTTACATAttcaccctcctcttcatcatcatcgctCTCTGTCAAAGCACAGTGACTGACGACAGTTttctccatgtcctcctccGTGCTTTCACTGCTCCCCCTGCAAAAAACATAAACGTGATCTGGCGATGTGACGTCGATGCCCTGCTTGTGTAAAACGGTGGCCATGCGTTCTGAATCCAGGAAGTCAGAGAACTCCGACATGTCAAAAGGTAGGTTGCTGGTGCACTGGCTGCCATCAATACCAGGGTTGTGTTTGGGAGATTCAGGACTAAAAACAGGGAAATATTCATCTACATCTCTGAAGCTCACACTCTTGCGACTTCCTCGCCTGCAGGAAAATGCTGGGAGAGTGTCTCTTCTAGAGGGGGAGATTCTGCAATCAGTTGTAGCAGCATGTTCATTTGCCTTTGATGTGAACACACCATCGTCAGTAAACAAATCCTCCTCCTTATGTATGGGCATTGCAGCTGGAAGTCCCACTGCAGACATGCGAGTGCTTGATAGTATGGAGGGACCTTCAGATGCCCAATGTGAGGCGGCATTGTTCCAGTGCTGGCTGTGAGGCCTCTTAGTCTCCATATCAGAAAGTCTGTTATATGATATTCCTCTGCAGTCTGGCCTTCCATTATTGTTAGATAGGTTGAAAAATGATGAGCGCCTTGTGCTGCTCAATGGGGCTTCACCAAAGTCACTTATGATAGAAGAGTGGGAACTGAAGCTGTAGTCTGATTCAGGATAGCTGGACGTGTCCGCTTGGTCTGAATACACAGctgtggagaaaaataaaaaaaactcaattaaCACAGTTCCtacaaaaaggtaaaatatgACTAACAGCCAgcaaaaaatgttgaaattgttTTGCTGCAACTCCTCTTTATAAACTGTAGGACAGTTTGGCAGATGGTCAgccatgtatttatttatttttgaccgGAAAATGGTGAGTGCTACTGACAAATTTTGGAGTAAATTAGGATCTGatgacaaacaaatatatatataaatataacacatAGCATGACGTTAAACACTTGACCAGCTGAATACATATTATTAGAAAATACTGCTACTGTAATATCTCCATTTGTAACACTACTattaatgtattgttttcttcatgtttcGGAAATAACACAAGTTGGAAAAATTTACTTTGCATTCAAGCGGTTTTAAGTAACCCCTGATAAAACAAAGGCTTCAAAGAGACTTTCTTACAGTATTGGAATTGAGGtaactcctcttcctctgtgtccaCTGAGCTAAACTGGTACTCCTGAAGGAGCTGGGCACATTTTCGATTCTCCTGTTGCTCTGCAAGCTGCCCTGGTGTATTCCCTTCCTAAATAAATGAAGGAGATAACAGGTGTAAACCAAACTGAAGCAAACATTTAAAGCCACACATTAGTAGATACCTTGTTACAGCGCATGTGTAGCAGCACATAtggaaaatgatataataattctaaaaacaatacaacctacaatattttgaatgtttggGTTTCCTCCATTCATCAATAGCAGCTTCAGATTTTGATAACATCCCCACAGTGCAGCAATGTGAAGAGGAGTCAGGCCTTCTGATGACCTGGGAGAAATACAAGAAATCACAACTTTACTAAATTTTACACTATAATTATGCTCAAATATTTTGAATAGTGGCTTGTGactatattttaacatatttccaAATCGAGGAGCATACTGGATGTAATTGAAAAAGAGCTAAAAGTCTATAGAAGGTAGCTAACAATCTATATAACCTTCATATACACTTACTGATGCTGTATTTGACAAACCGATCAAAATCAAGTTCACAGTAATTTCAAATCAATTTCAAATAAACGGGTAATGTATttatgaagatgaagaggaaaatTATCAAACAATGTGCCATGGTGATTTTCCTTTACAGTATGTTTAACATTACCTGATATTGGGGTCCGCTCCATATTGcagcaacattttcaaacagcGTATGTTCTTCTCAGTCTCTTTGCCAGAAGCCAAATGTATTGCAGCCACCCCTTTACCACCCACCAGGTCAGGGCGTGCACCTTGTGAAAGAAGCAGCTGCACCGATCTGCCAATAAAGAGAGATCTGTTACAATCtgacctgtttttgttttgttgtatacAGTTTTATTGTATTGAAAACGTGTATGATATCCTCCTTAATGTTGCAGTCTGGATTAAATGTGGAGAAAGACTGCATTATCACTTATAAAATAGCAATAGCTTTGTGTATTTGAAACAGAAACTTCAGAGACTCTAAAAACAGTGACTTCTAATAAGGAGCTATGACATCGGCATCTCTTTTCAGTCAGTATACAAGGACATTACAAGCAGAACCACATTGATATTTACAGAATATCACTAACAGgtgcatttattaaaaaaaagaattatacaAGGTAAAAAAATGGCACGGAAGTCTGTTGTGTTAGTGAACTGAAGGCCAAATTAGGTCAATGTTATTTTACTGCAGGTGGCTGGATGTATCTGTACAACATATGATACCCTGTATCCTTACAGCAGTCTTCACTGATGGCTAGTGCATGAGCGAAACACTCCATAGTCTTGTTTACGTCACATGGCAAAGggtacaaaataaatatcaggcggacaaatatgtaaatttccctgctgcgggactaataaaggattatcttatcttacaatatatatatatcctacaCAAACTGCACCGTTTAAGGGAAACCGTGGTCGCAAGCAGACCCCTAAtgcttatattatatatatatatatatatatatatatatatatatatatatatatatatatatatatagtaccagtcaaaagtttggacacaccttctcattcaactactttgaagataaaactggtttgttgagcatttgtttgtttaccacataattccatatgtgttccttcatagtttggatgtcttcaatattaatctacaatgtagaaaaaaataaaaataaaaataaagaaaaaaccattgaatgagaaggtgtgtccaaacttttgactggtactgtatatatgtatataaaaaagcaaaaagaatgATCATTGGAAAGGAAAACATGTTTCCGTTAGAGTGTTGTGGTCTTCACAGACAGGTACAAAGGAAATGATTACAAATAAGCAAGGAACGAAAAACGTTTTTAATTCATCAAACAACTCATTATTTACTACCACTATTGAATCAGAAAAACAACTAGTGTTACATGTTACATTAAGCTTGTGTAAAATGTCTATCTACGTACAGACATGTGTGTACCCATCCGTCACATCGAATCAACAAAAGGCATGTCCggacaaaacaaccaaacaatgAGAAACAGAGTCTCACGTCACCTCGGGTCTCCATCGTTCACAGCTCTACACAGCTGACTTTCGAGCCTCTTCGCCTTCCGTTCCATGACCGACGTGATCCCGGTTGTAATGTCCTATGGTCGAGCATCAGCATACTCCCAATTAGCCCATCGTTGAGACCCCGTGGGGGAAGTTTTGGGAAACCTTTAATCGATGCTAGCTAACAATGCTACGACTGAGGATTTGCAGAAACATATTCAGATTACACTCATCAAATTACGTTTGCAATATGGCCAATAGTCATTGTGTTGTATCCTTAGTTGTGTGCCTTAACTACTTGTAGAGATGCACCGCTATTGTTTTCTAACTCTAAAGACTGGTTGTTTATCAAAGTAGTCCTGGCTCTCCAGGAAAAGACGACAATTTATCATTGAATTTCCCTCCAAGCTGGCAGACCCTCCTCCTTTCAGGCAGCAAGCGGAAGTCCCGCCCTTTGATTTCTCTGATTGGacaatgcttttatttcacCCAGGAAGCAGGTTATATCTGTACTTGTCAGAGCCAGTTTCTGtattacattacgttacattacagtcatttagctgacgcttttatccaaagcacattacagtcatttagcagacgcttttatccaaagcacattacagtcatttagcagacgcttttatccaaagcgacttacaataagtgtattcaacataggtattcaagagaactactagtcaccagaagtcataagtgcatctcctttcttaaacaagcatctaagagcataaactgTATCACATTGGTGCTTCTGACCtctgtctgctttttgtttGAATACAATATATGTGATGTTGTAGATTCCGCAATTAAGTATCATAGTCTGATGCCAAACGGTTTCCTTGCACTATCTCCAAATTCTAATCTAAGATGTCGCCTAATATGTAGTTATAAATCACATATTGCACTTGTTTTAGTCACTCGTAGTCAGTAAGCTAATGACACAAATGTTTGTTACATGTATTCtgcaaataaatacttaatGTTTTAGGCTATTTGCTATGTTTCattgcatacttttttttataaagtaatgTATTATTAACAAGACACGGACAAGCCACTTACACTTATGGGTAATGTGAAAGAGCGGCTGGGAAAGAGATAGGCCAACAACAATGGCAATTACCCTGTCAAGTTGAATGATTGGGATGAGAGGGATCGGGATATAGGACAAGGATGTGCCCATTAAGCCTTTGtaagaataaatgaaagcatgacattttgaaacatgaaaaaagaaaatgacaatcCTAATTCTGTGGTCTAATATCAAGTGAAATAATGACTGACAAAATAATTACAGCCACATTTTTAATGGAGTGTTACAAGTCATGGCTCTATGCAGTAATGACACAAATACTTTCCACAATCAATCAATATCATTGTTGtgtttgattaattgatcaattTCACAAAAAGGTTATCTAAACAAGAAGGAGTTACTTAAAATGGCAGTGATCTCAACGTTGTGCGACTATACAGCTCTTAAATACCACACAAAAAATACagtgtaaaaaacaataattttttCAATCAAATGTCAGATAGCACAGCTATTCCAAGGTGGGAACAAATTCGCCAAAGGCTGTCATCTCAGACCgagcagagggagagcagaAGGAGGCCCATCATGAGGAGCAGGAGGCTGGGGTGGATGGATCCAGCGTGGTCAGGTGGGGGCAGTTCGCAGTTCTCGTAGGGTTCTATGCAGGCAGCATAAGCAATGACATGGGCAATGTAGTTCTGTTCCTGGACCCCGTGGAAAAGATGTGACATGGGACCTTTGGCAAAGATGGCTACATCCTCTATGCCATGGGTCTCTGAGTCAAGAGGGACAGGAGCCTGCTGACGGTAATCTTTATCCGCTGAAGTAGTAAAAGACAAAGGAGCGTTATAGTAGTTCTCTGGCACATAGacaaatttcaaaataacaatgaaaCCCAATGCAGCTGAATGGCAAACCACTTAATCAGAACTCCCACACAGTATCAATGAAAATGGAATATCATAATTTAAAGTTGTAGTATTCATTGCAGAGCTACTGTATAATTGCATTGTGTCGTAAACAACAAGTCAAGGTTAACAGTCACAGGTAAATTAAAGTTTATTGCACCAAGTTGTTGTACTGACACATTCTTAAGATTATCTGAAACTTCTTAATGATTAAAGGATGATAAAGTTGTAGTAGTTTTTAGAGCATTGTACATTATGTGTTAttcttataatataataacagttgttgttggttttaaagagttcttctgttttttatttgtggctGGAAATAATATCTAAGGCATCTGCTGTGGTCCCCCACCTCAACATCTTTTTGCAAAGCTCCTAACAAAATACTACATGCTCACTACAGAAACAATATTTGGTAAAGTTCATAGGATACAAATTGTATCCTATGAACTTTACCAAATATTGTAATACAAttgataaatgtgtttcacTTGAGTAAATTGCTGTCCTTTTAAAGAACCAACATTTCCTTAGTGGTGGTTCATGGGGACATTTGTGTACCACTACACTTGGACTCTTCAAATCCTCTAAAATAGGTATGCTGTTACACCACAAGATGGAGCTACTAAATAACTTAGTCTCACTTACATGAAACAGTCTCATTCATATCGGGCCGAGTTCCATTCCGATATCCTGGTCCATTTCCATACACAGCAGTGGTATAGTGCTTGTTGTCGTCAGCTAGTGCGCGAGACACCCCTGTAAATCAGAGGACAAATTGGTATCTACAGGTTTGTTCAAATCTGGAAAATCAGaggtttttcactttttattataaaaccTCCATCAACACAGCTCTTATCAAATTATAAGACTACATTTTACCGAAAACAGAGTTTCCTCTTGCAGAATATCCTCCAAAGGCAAAGACATGGGAGTGGTCAGCAGTGACCACAGAGAGAGTGTCAAGCTCACTGGTGAGTTCAGCTGCTCGCCCGATCGCCCGGTCAAACTCAACAGCCTCATAGAGAGCTCTTTTGGCCTTCCCTCCGTGGTGACCATGGTCAATTCTTCCGCTTAAAGTTAAGAAAAAAGCAATTCTCAAATAAGCAACAGCAGAGCATCTCTCATAAtagtaatatgttttttttactgttattgaTGTACCACATATTTACTGTAACAAaagtatacatttaaaaaaatacaatgtaacTTCTATTTAAAGTGTGAGAAAGGGTTTAGATGTCAATGGTGATGTCAATGGTTTCGAAGTTAGAGTGTTGAACTTTTAACAGTTAATTCATGGTGTGACAGAGCAGTTACACTGACAGTTTCAAGACTAAGAAGTTGTTTGCTGAAATATGTACAGAAAACAATAACACTTATCTTCTACAAAGAGGTAAAATCCCTTTGGGTTCTTGCTAAGAACCTTAATTGCTTTCTCAGTCATCTCCGTAAGGGAGGGGTCCAGGGATGA from Anoplopoma fimbria isolate UVic2021 breed Golden Eagle Sablefish chromosome 8, Afim_UVic_2022, whole genome shotgun sequence includes:
- the ankle1 gene encoding ankyrin repeat and LEM domain-containing protein 1, translated to MERKAKRLESQLCRAVNDGDPRSVQLLLSQGARPDLVGGKGVAAIHLASGKETEKNIRCLKMLLQYGADPNIRSSEGLTPLHIAALWGCYQNLKLLLMNGGNPNIQNIEGNTPGQLAEQQENRKCAQLLQEYQFSSVDTEEEELPQFQYSVYSDQADTSSYPESDYSFSSHSSIISDFGEAPLSSTRRSSFFNLSNNNGRPDCRGISYNRLSDMETKRPHSQHWNNAASHWASEGPSILSSTRMSAVGLPAAMPIHKEEDLFTDDGVFTSKANEHAATTDCRISPSRRDTLPAFSCRRGSRKSVSFRDVDEYFPVFSPESPKHNPGIDGSQCTSNLPFDMSEFSDFLDSERMATVLHKQGIDVTSPDHVYVFCRGSSESTEEDMEKTVVSHCALTESDDDEEEGEYVKEAQVNKPEQPVLSHDGNSSSGSGSSHYSSCESDHYTSALDASLHPRHLLLPTVKGGSLAAEFDKNIQISTDFDSKFARQDWNLPPVQTEPQMDSSPEKVKGMPDKLELSEAYPNNDLFEPCRSPVPDTISKCAVDQPVDEEAEALQENVDLPFTPSPFVTGRTRSRLSRCSMRTSVTSESLHTSLFEVTLPTPVRSRRQTPRSQSSLAKSSKDFYSSPHAPCYTPSYSRNDTVGGDKFPADCKGTQSSTLSAGSSASDSQADTLILSKSVTDSASESQTLSDTVILEENQDSSMDAYERNLAEVILAMRGHDLAEGRDFLTDDQTSTDEATTQKHVNDAPGKDDLESLKKEDVWITEDYSSQLDSVSSSSSSTYFSPRRSREDSDLPCTPGTGCTPRYSMNRLSSCSRPQNLANLSYTPGGRPLIQDLDEPVEYLYTDSEQGHKLIETHVPPTSNTSLSSSMSTTSSEETILYDWRSMQTDMMNGAKENQTPQRVLQKEENDEDRLLPETQGITDKDLRLRLLELGESPGPISTRTRPTYMRRLCRLLLESNSQSPHPQGQLDQPQSDLGYSPELCRALRTFELPGCQAEEQALCQQFDQPDQNRKWREGIIKSSFNYLLLDPRVTKNLPFRSHTMTPQECFQTFIHAIFYVGKGKRSRPYSHLYEALEYFKGDKTSKKLCPKVQHILQVWKAEQGVISLHCFQNVIPVEAYTREACMVEALGLKMLTNRKRGDFYGVVSNWQVKKKRDLGIHLLYRAMQIFLAEGERQLRPADIRQ